One window from the genome of Cryptomeria japonica chromosome 6, Sugi_1.0, whole genome shotgun sequence encodes:
- the LOC131068720 gene encoding G-type lectin S-receptor-like serine/threonine-protein kinase At2g19130, whose product MEMGSNGALEYLLFVLTVLIIFHNCDECTADGGDTLSLGASLTGNQTIISKNGTFELGFFSPNGTSNWYIGIWYGKVAEKTVVWVANRETPAKKRPGVLKLSTQGSLDLFDAEGASFWSVNVSDKASRAIILDSGNFVVLSSDNKSEIAWQSFDHPVDTWLPGMKISGKEKLVCWNNSLDPAPGHFSYQMDPSGTRQFVLRWNNSVQYWESGAWDGKRFNQIPEMTLKGSFRYIVENTTSDFYISYELSPALNVLTRFVLHKSGVFQLYALFDDTTWSVTWSQPRDECTVYKVCGAYGSCNSNNVQFCNCVQGFIPRDNRSWSLQDWSSTGCVRQSPLNCDAENDSTDGFIDSRATLADNQAFYIPCNDEERLRESVPPQLLLHCVYFQSAFRNMRDLVWRFAKHAQFSITK is encoded by the coding sequence ATGGAAATGGGAAGTAATGGTGCATTAGAATATTTGCTCTTTGTTCTTACTGTGCTAATTATATTTCACAACTGTGACGAGTGCACTGCTGATGGGGGAGATACTCTCTCTTTGGGTGCCTCGCTAACAGGAAATCAGACAATAATTTCAAAGAACGGAACGTTTGAATTGGGATTTTTTAGCCCAAATGGAACCAGTAATTGGTACATTGGCATCTGGTATGGCAAAGTGGCAGAAAAGACGGTTGTTTGGGTGGCTAACAGAGAGACTCCCGCAAAGAAGAGGCCCGGCGTTTTGAAGCTGTCCACACAAGGTAGTCTGGATCTCTTTGACGCAGAGGGTGCGTCTTTTTGGTCGGTCAACGTGTCGGACAAGGCTTCCCGGGCTATTATATTAGATTCTGGCAATTTTGTAGTGCTGAGCAGTGACAATAAATCTGAGATTGCTTGGCAGAGCTTTGACCATCCCGTCGATACCTGGTTACCTGGAATGAAGATAAGCGGAAAGGAAAAGCTTGTCTGTTGGAATAATTCATTGGATCCAGCTCCGGGGCATTTTTCCTATCAGATGGATCCATCAGGGACCAGACAATTTGTGCTGAGATGGAACAATTCTGTACAGTACTGGGAGAGCGGAGCTTGGGACGGCAAACGTTTCAATCAGATTCCGGAAATGACGTTGAAAGGCTCCTTCAGATACATCGTTGAAAATACTACCTCTGATTTTTATATCAGCTATGAATTGTCGCCTGCTCTCAATGTGCTTACACGTTTCGTCCTACACAAATCCGGAGTATTTCAATTATATGCTTTGTTTGATGACACCACATGGAGTGTGACCTGGTCTCAGCCCAGAGATGAATGCACCGTATATAAGGTCTGTGGCGCTTACGGAAGCTGCAACTCCAATAATGTTCAGTTCTGCAACTGCGTACAAGGCTTCATTCCCAGAGATAATCGTTCCTGGAGTTTGCAAGATTGGTCCTCAACTGGCTGCGTTCGACAGAGCCCGTTAAACTGCGATGCCGAAAATGACAGCACCGACGGATTCATCGATTCCAGAGCAACGTTGGCTGATAATCAGGCTTTTTATATACCCTGCAACGACGAAGAAAGATTGCGAGAAAGCGTGCCTCCGCAACTGCTCCTGCACTGCGTTTACTTTCAATCCGCCTTCAGGAACATGCGAGATCTGGTCTGGAGATTTGCCAAGCATGCACAATTCTCCATTACAAAGTAA
- the LOC131876755 gene encoding G-type lectin S-receptor-like serine/threonine-protein kinase At2g19130: MVGAVLGIVSALGVASAIFLVLKWQRHRLRWMERHADSPNSFLRVFSYKELKIATKNFRLKLGSGGFGSVFKGSLTDGTLVAVKRLEGSRREEKEFRAEISSLGNIQHKNLVRLRGFCAEGLERLLVYEYMPNGSLNSLLFSGNSESKLKVLDWKTRFEIVLGTAKGLLYLHEECRECIIHNDVKPENILLDSEFSPKLADFGLAKLLDRDFSRFLTTVRGTRGYIAPEWFFGLPITPKVDVYSFGMTLLEIISGRRNEDLRLQESNKLYFPWWAAAQIQPGNTIDIVEEGVELVEEADIEEARRTIVVGFLCIEEDENVRPSMRQVVRMLEGKMEPQTPQISWDSDGNVFTCSLE, encoded by the coding sequence ATGGTTGGCGCAGTGCTTGGTATTGTTAGTGCTTTGGGCGTTGCTTCCGCTATCTTTTTAGTTTTAAAGTGGCAGAGACATCGGCTACGCTGGATGGAGAGGCATGCAGATTCCCCGAATTCTTTTCTTAGAGTGTTTAGTTACAAAGAGTTGAAGATTGCAACGAAGAATTTCAGACTTAAGTTGGGGAGCGGAGGATTCGGTTCAGTGTTCAAAGGATCTCTAACAGATGGCACGCTTGTAGCAGTTAAGAGATTGGAAGGTTCAAGACGAGAAGAGAAGGAATTCCGAGCAGAAATCAGTTCTCTTGGAAACATACAACATAAGAATTTGGTCAGGCTTCGAGGATTTTGTGCCGAAGGATTAGAAAGGCTACTTGTTTACGAGTACATGCCCAACGGCTCTCTAAATTCTTTACTCTTTAGTGGCAACTCTGAAAGTAAACTGAAGGTACTTGACTGGAAGACGCGATTTGAGATCGTGCTAGGCACTGCAAAAGGGTTACTTTATCTCCATGAAGAATGCAGAGAGTGCATAATTCACAACGATGTTAAGCCTGAAAACATTCTCCTGGACAGCGAATTTTCCCCTAAGCTGGCTGATTTTGGGCTTGCGAAGCTTCTGGATAGAGATTTCAGTCGCTTCCTTACCACTGTGAGAGGAACGCGAGGGTACATTGCTCCGGAGTGGTTCTTCGGTCTTCCCATAACTCCCAAGGTTGACGTCTACAGTTTTGGTATGACGCTGCTAGAAATCATTTCAGGCCGAAGAAATGAGGACCTAAGGTTGCAGGAATCAAACAAGCTTTACTTTCCCTGGTGGGCTGCAGCTCAAATTCAGCCGGGAAACACGATTGATATCGTGGAGGAGGGTGTTGAACTTGTAGAGGAGGCAGACATAGAAGAGGCGAGAAGAACTATTGTTGTAGGGTTTTTATGCATTGAAGAGGATGAGAATGTGAGGCCAAGCATGAGGCAAGTGGTACGGATGCTGGAAGGGAAGATGGAACCTCAAACTCCGCAGATTTCCTGGGATAGCGATGGCAATGTTTTTACTTGCAGTTTAGAATGA